In a genomic window of Triticum dicoccoides isolate Atlit2015 ecotype Zavitan unplaced genomic scaffold, WEW_v2.0 scaffold62384, whole genome shotgun sequence:
- the LOC119347273 gene encoding uncharacterized protein LOC119347273 — MSGERKQLELHTRLTKTVVEINGDCPDPTPEDENKRKYFPMIGTIVVAAPDFCFVVVKSSLIEKHGIYTINRDGKSINIKAEDFILSIGTLAGFYLYHNQLPYDIEKVEAVEFGEEVELFDVVYLCDLTFGLTKLSFDLTDGHVMDTDGVNFVHNCAQSLHTGQGAPVFSGKGKLVGLCILNIQGPSIALTVTQIKQNLMRIYKTKTLEKFFEEVRASAGNAKAPASAMDVD; from the exons ATGTCTGGTGAACGCAAACAATTGGAACTTCATACACGGCTTACTAAAACGGTGGTCGAAATAAATGGTGATTGCCCTGATCCAACTCCGGaagatgaaaataaaagaaaatacttCCCCATGATTGGTACAATTGTTGTGGCGGCACCAGATTTCTGCTTCGTGGTAGTGAAAAGTTCTTTAATAGAAAAACATGGAATTTACACAATTAATCGTGATGGAAAAAGTATTAACATTAAAGCCGAAGACTTTATTTTATCAATTGGAACTTTGGCTGGGTTCTATCTTTATCACAACCAGTTACCATATGATATCGAGAAGGTGGAAGCTGTTGAATTTGGTGAAGAAGTTGAATTGTTTGATGTAGTTTATCTTTGTGACTTAACATTTGGACTTACTAAGCTGTCCTTTGACCTCACAGATGGTCATGTCAT GGATACAGATGGAGTCAATTTTGTCCATAATTGTGCTCAAAGCTTGCACACTGGCCAAGGTGCACCTGTTTTTTCTGGAAAGGGTAAACTTGTTGGCCTATGTATTCTGAACATACAAGGCCCATCCATTGCTCTCACTGTGACCCAAATAAAACAGAATCTGATGAGGATATACAAAACTAAG ACACTCGAGAAGTTTTTTGAAGAAGTACGGGCATCAGCAGGAAATGCCAAGGCGCCAGCTTCAGCGATG GATGTTGATTGA
- the LOC119347272 gene encoding uncharacterized protein LOC119347272 produces MQKSMRKRRGKHIGCFNKKQNASRTKLMQRPIHPDITFEDGFGNLVKSCQSSSSERTKQIESELSESFVSLASFVDGTHVINSFEEEFEDNTWSTLSENVALTMSECVVSLASFNGNSRCFACTGVYINCNPVRILTTASLVKTSGDGNKIDDNLRIEVHLNNKQHVTGTLKHYDLRYNVAVVEIMGSYSSCAVDVEERISFTPNIEVLAVGRLFERPKLMASRGVLIDRESKLACEELGISTCKITKVYVYFACLYVSHVAK; encoded by the exons ATGCAGAAAAGCATGCGCAAGCGAAGAGGCAAGCACATAGGTTGCTTTAACAAAAAGCAAAATGCTAGCAGAACAAAACTTATGCAAC GACCTATCCATCCAGATATTACATTTGAAGATGGATTTGGTAACTTGGTTAAATCCTGTCAAAGTTCCTCGAGTGAACGCACCAAACAGATTGAGTCAGAACTATCAGAAAGTTTTGTCTCCCTTGCTTCATTTGTTG ATGGTACGCATGTGATTAACTCTTTTGAAGAGGAATTTGAGGACAATACCTGGAGCACACTCAGTGAAAATGTTGCTTTAACTATGTCTGAATGTGTCGTCTCACTTGCTTCATTCAATG GAAATTCAAGGTGTTTTGCTTGCACAGGCGTATATATAAACTGTAATCCCGTGAGAATCCTTACTACAGCAAGTTTGGTTAAAACTTCTGGCGATGGAAACAAGATTGATGATAACTTGCGG ATTGAAGTGCACCTTAATAATAAACAACATGTCACGGGGACATTGAAACATTATGATCTACGCTATAATGTTGCAGTTGTTGAGATCATGGGTTCCTACAGTTCTTGTGCAGTGGATGTGGAAGAGCGTATTTCTTTCACCCCTAATATTGAGGTTTTAGCTGTAGGGCGTCTCTTTGAACGTCCAAAATTAATGGCCTCAAGAGGGGTGTTAATTGACAGAGAAAGCAAACTtgcttgcgaagagcttgggatttCCACTTGTAAAATCACCAAAGTATATGTATATTTTGCCTGCTTGTATGTTTCGCATGTTGCAAAATAA